The stretch of DNA AAAAACTACAGCTGTAGAATTGTGTGGAAGAATATTCTATTAGCTGTCAATGAAAATAGTATCTCCTCAAATTTATGTGATTAATTTCCATATGATATTTTTTCATCAGtttctaaaataaatatttgaatttataattctttttttttttggttgacaaAATGTCCAAATACTTTTAATTTCAGAAATTGTGTATGCTCTCTCTTTCTAAACAAATAATGTGCAATAATAATTAGACACTAATGAAATATCTTTATAGTGCCTATAGTTCGATTTCTTTTAAGATGGTTACCAAACTTTTAAGATACCATTTTtgatcaaaaattaattaatggtcACATGGCATAGTATGCTTTTTGTAgcatattatattttagtataaatttaTTGTATAATATTAGTTTTAGTTTAATTCGTTTTGTAGCATTATCTTATTTATATATACGTATAGTTTGAATAtaactcatttattttattgttaacGTTTGAAATAGGTTGAAAAATCAGAGAGGGATAGAAAAATTGATGAGTGGCTTCCAATTAATGCTGATAGAAATGCAAAATGGTGGTACTCAGCTTTTCACAATGTCACTGCTATGGTTGGAGCTGGTGTTCTTGGTCTCCCCTTTGCTATGTCACAACTTGGATGGTATGTATTTCAAACCCAAATTACACTTATTAATATCATGAAAATATTGTTCATAAGTCCTAACTTAACTGGTAaaaaaaatgccgaaattgttatACATGTATGACTTACCTCGTtttgttaaaacaaaaaaatcaactaCACTTAGATTGATGAATATTACTTTCAAACTATGGGCatgtttgaattaacttatatTTGAGCATATGTGAaacaacttatataaataaataatcttttatgcattattataagcttttcaaGGTAGTCTATgagaaaacagcttataaagatacaatttttgttaatgaaaacttataaattaatgtAAAGTTTTATTATTTGCATAAGtcattttcataagctcaaacaTAAGCTAAATTCAAACGCGCCCTATGACTATATTTTTAAGAAAGTTGTAACTAAGTCACAAAGTAAGACGTAACTCACATATTTACTCGTGCAGTTTTaatgtgttttgtttttatcgtattttttttatttaggtcGTCGATATTTATTCTTCTGGTACCCATTTGTATAAATCGATTACTAATGAATACTTGTATTACTCTACTCAGGGGTGCAGGTGTGACTATACTTATCCTATCATGGATAATCACACTATACACATTATGGCAAATGGTTGAAATGCATGAAATGGTACCAGGAAAACGTTTTGATAGATACCATGAATTAGGTCAATATGCATTTGGTGAAAAACTAGGTCTTTATATTGTGGTGCCTCAACAAATAGTAGTAGAAGTTGGTGTGAACATTGTTTACATGGTCACTGGTGGTAAATCTTTGCAAAAGTTCCATGATACAGTTTGTCCAGATTGCAAAAAGATCAAATTGAGCTTTTTCATTATGATATTTGCTTCAGCTCATTTTGTTTTGTCTCATCTACCAAGCTTCAACTCCATTTCTGGCATATCTTTGGTTGCTGCAGTCATGTCCTTTTGGTAATATCAACTCTtctatatgttttatttatttttgtgtctAATATTTTACATTTATGATCAAAGTTGTCAGACTCGAGAGTCTACTCAGACTCGCAAAGGGTCGTAGACTCGATTCGTAGACTCGTACGAGTTTATCACGCACGCGCGCGCACGCACGCGCGCACCCAGGACACGGACACTGACCATtcgacaccaataataatttgagaaaataacataattaagtgtaattataagtgtcagTATCATGTCAGTAAGACACggctaatctgaggagtgtccaTGTTTCATATATTTCAACTACTTTTTGATCactattataagttataagtaacttactttgatttttatttgagtttGACTACAGTTACTCAACAGTTGCTTGGGGAGCAAGTGCAGCTAAGGGAGTAAAAGAAAATGTACAATATACTAGCACTTCTACAAGCACTGCAGGATCAGTATTTGATTTCTTTAATGCACTTGGCACTGTTGCTTTTGCATATGCTGGACACAATGTAGTGTTGGAAATCCAAGCATCAATTCCATCAACACCTGAAAAACCATCCAAAGTTCCTATGTGGAGAGGATGTATTGTTGCATATATTATTGTTGCTTTGTGCTATTTCCCTGTTGCTATTATTGGTTATTGGATGTTTGGTAATGCTGTTGAGGATAATGTTCTTATATCTTTGGAGAAACCAGCTTGGCTTATTGCAATGGCcaatttctttgttgttttgcaTGTCATTGGAAGCTATCaggtaaaatttaattttattagcgaaaacttataaattaacataaaattttgtttatttacGTAAGctgtttattaaaaacaaaaatttgttgatttgagtagttctttttttgttggtgtAGATTTTTGCAATGCCCGTGTTCGACATGATTGAAAGTGTGTTGGTGAAAAAAATGAACTTCGAACCAAGTAGAATCCTTCGATTTGTTGTGCGTAATGTATATGTGGGTAAGTGGAATAGAATAGTGtacaattttaagtttttatttatgaatgttgttttattttgtatttacaaCTAATTATGATCTAATTTCTTTGATTATGTATATTGATATATACCTTATTCTTTTCAGCATTCACAATGATAGTTGCCATTACCATTCCATTTTTCGGTGGTCTACTAGGATTTTTCGGAGGATTTGCTTTTGCACCAACAACATACTTTGTAAGCCATTAAAAAGAGCAAAtctaattagtttaattttctCATGATTATCATAATTTTACTTAACCAttcatttgattaaattttcAGCTTCCATGTATCATGTGGCTTTCAGTCTATAAACCTAAGAAATTCGGTTTGTCTTGGTGGGCTAATTGGGTAtgtatctttttttattattatttttctctcaaattttctataatttattaAAGATTTAAATTAGTACACACTTTTTTACATTTTCAGTCGATTATAACCATCGTGTTATTAAACTATTTGacttaaataataataattacttcTAAAATCACACATATATGTATAACTATGATTTATCGACAGTGTGAAACATTTTACACTACTAGTGTATATATGAAAATTACTATTGTTTAATAATGTTTATGCACATTTTTAATATCTTTGGTCCATATATTGCAGATATGTATTGTGCTTGGGCTATGTATAATGATTTTATCACCTATTGGAGCATTGAGGAGTATTATCCTTGAAGCACACACCTACAAGTTTTTCTCTTAAGCTCTTTGGAAGGAATgactttgttattttaattactaGTTTACTTTTCTCCATTATAGATATTCGTTGCCAATAACTCAATTTCCATGATAATGACGATGATATCTAGCTATTATCCAATTGCAACGTATTATTAGCTGATTGAACACACTTTGAGGTTCAATGGAAGAACAAAACGAATGATTACTTCTATTCAACTTTTAGATAAATGATCAAttaattcaattattattattatttttggtagtgattattattattattattattat from Trifolium pratense cultivar HEN17-A07 linkage group LG5, ARS_RC_1.1, whole genome shotgun sequence encodes:
- the LOC123887417 gene encoding lysine histidine transporter 1-like — translated: MVGAGVLGLPFAMSQLGWGAGVTILILSWIITLYTLWQMVEMHEMVPGKRFDRYHELGQYAFGEKLGLYIVVPQQIVVEVGVNIVYMVTGGKSLQKFHDTVCPDCKKIKLSFFIMIFASAHFVLSHLPSFNSISGISLVAAVMSFCYSTVAWGASAAKGVKENVQYTSTSTSTAGSVFDFFNALGTVAFAYAGHNVVLEIQASIPSTPEKPSKVPMWRGCIVAYIIVALCYFPVAIIGYWMFGNAVEDNVLISLEKPAWLIAMANFFVVLHVIGSYQIFAMPVFDMIESVLVKKMNFEPSRILRFVVRNVYVAFTMIVAITIPFFGGLLGFFGGFAFAPTTYFLPCIMWLSVYKPKKFGLSWWANWICIVLGLCIMILSPIGALRSIILEAHTYKFFS